From one Rhodamnia argentea isolate NSW1041297 chromosome 1, ASM2092103v1, whole genome shotgun sequence genomic stretch:
- the LOC115728221 gene encoding subtilisin-like protease 4, whose translation MAFIYLLCLIALISCAKVSPANGQSSPAQSKSSDLKTYIVHLTIPDGHHLSELKDLESWYYSFLPASSTASENQSRVLYSYRNVMTGFAARLTPDEVAAMQDKPGFVAAHPEQIYRLQTTHSPQFLGLPLPQGSSNGSTMGKGIIIGVMDTGVTPDHPSFSGDGMPPPPAKWKGRCDFESSRCNNKLIGARTFDASAKKSVSMPPIDDVGHGTHTASTAAGASVQRANTLGMADGTAGGMAPHAHLAMYKVCFGIYCSLGDILAGLDAALADDVDIISMSLGGSSSPFYTDGIAVAAFAAIQRGIFVSCSAGNSGPNPGSLSNVAPWILTVGASTIDRNIVSIVKLGNGAEYEGETLYQPSFTSTLLPLVYPGIDGTEESIYCVPGYLKSSQVKGKVVLCERGMVSRFSKAEEVQRAGGAAMIMMNQEMDGFSTLADAYDLPASHVSYFAGKKIKAYINVTKTPTAAILFKGTVLGNPTAPALTSFSSRGPSLVSPGILKPDIIGPGVNILAAWPFPIRNDTKAKYYFDIISGTSMSCPHLSGIVALIKGVHPDWSPAAIKSAIMTSAKQLNIKQNPILDEQLQPADVFAIGAGHVDAVKAIDPGFVYDIQPDDYIPYLCGLGYTDKQVGTIAHKTVKCSGVSSIPEGELNYPSFSVTLGPPQTFTRTVTNVGTDYSTFAVTVVPPPGVHVTVKPDKLNFSKLEQKATYSITLSRANSTHKATKFTEGYLRWDSKKYSVRSPISVKFN comes from the coding sequence ATGGCTTTCATTTATCTCCTCTGCCTAATTGCTCTGATTTCATGTGCCAAGGTCTCTCCTGCCAATGGCCAGTCATCTCCGGCTCAATCAAAGAGCAGTGACTTGAAAACCTACATTGTCCACCTGACTATCCCCGATGGCCATCACCTTTCTGAATTGAAGGATCTTGAATCCTGGTATTACTCGTTTTTGCCTGCGAGTTCTACAGCCTCGGAGAACCAGAGCCGTGTGCTTTACTCCTATCGAAACGTGATGACCGGCTTTGCGGCAAGGCTGACTCCTGATGAAGTCGCCGCGATGCAGGATAAGCCTGGATTTGTGGCGGCTCACCCGGAGCAAATATATAGGCTACAGACAACTCACAGCCCGCAGTTCTTGGGCTTACCTCTACCTCAGGGATCTTCCAATGGTTCGACTATGGGCAAGGGAATTATCATCGGCGTTATGGATACGGGTGTGACGCCAGATCACCCCTCATTCAGCGGAGATGGAATGCCGCCTCCGCCGGCCAAATGGAAAGGGAGGTGCGACTTCGAGTCTTCCCGATGTAATAACAAATTGATAGGTGCAAGGACCTTCGACGCCTCGGCTAAGAAAAGTGTGTCCATGCCACCAATCGACGATGTCGGACATGGCACTCACACAGCCAGCACTGCAGCTGGTGCTTCTGTGCAGCGAGCCAATACGCTCGGGATGGCCGATGGCACGGCAGGTGGCATGGCTCCACATGCTCACCTGGCGATGTATAAAGTGTGCTTTGGAATATATTGTTCTCTGGGTGACATACTTGCTGGACTTGATGCTGCCCTGGCTGACGACGTTGACATAATCTCGATGTCCCTCGGCGGTTCCTCCTCTCCGTTTTATACAGACGGCATCGCGGTAGCAGCTTTTGCAGCCATTCAAAGAGGGATCTTCGTGAGCTGCTCTGCTGGGAATTCCGGCCCTAACCCAGGCTCGCTATCGAACGTGGCTCCGTGGATTCTCACCGTGGGGGCGAGCACCATCGATAGGAACATTGTCTCCATTGTAAAACTCGGGAATGGAGCGGAATATGAAGGTGAGACACTATACCAACCCTCTTTCACTTCGACTTTACTGCCTCTTGTGTATCCTGGAATCGATGGTACGGAAGAGTCCATATACTGTGTCCCTGGATACTTAAAAAGCAGTCAAGTGAAGGGGAAGGTTGTCTTGTGCGAACGAGGGATGGTAAGCCGGTTTTCCAAAGCGGAAGAGGTGCAAAGAGCCGGTGGGGCTGCTATGATTATGATGAACCAAGAAATGGATGGTTTCAGTACCTTGGCCGATGCTTATGACCTCCCTGCGTCTCATGTCAGCTACTTCGCTGGTAAGAAGATCAAAGCCTACATCAATGTCACTAAAACTCCTACTGCTGCCATCCTGTTCAAAGGAACCGTGCTTGGAAACCCAACTGCTCCCGCGCTTACTTCTTTCTCTTCGAGAGGCCCAAGCTTAGTTAGCCCAGGAATTCTGAAGCCAGACATTATTGGTCCTGGTGTGAACATATTAGCAGCTTGGCCATTTCCCATCAGAAATGACACAAAAGCGAAGTATTACTTTGACATAATTTCTGGCACTTCCATGTCTTGCCCTCACCTCAGTGGCATCGTGGCTTTGATAAAGGGCGTTCATCCGGATTGGTCTCCAGCAGCGATCAAATCAGCTATCATGACTTCAGCAAAGCAGCTGAACATCAAGCAAAACCCAATCCTGGACGAACAGCTTCAACCTGCAGATGTCTTTGCCATTGGAGCAGGCCATGTCGATGCCGTAAAGGCCATTGACCCCGGATTCGTTTACGACATTCAGCCCGACGACTACATTCCTTACCTCTGCGGTCTGGGATACACTGACAAGCAGGTGGGTACAATTGCTCACAAAACAGTCAAATGCTCGGGAGTATCCAGCATTCCTGAGGGAGAGCTGAACTACCCCTCATTTTCGGTCACCCTCGGACCTCCGCAGACATTTACTAGGACCGTGACTAATGTTGGAACAGACTATTCGACTTTTGCTGTCACGGTCGTTCCCCCACCGGGCGTGCATGTCACCGTGAAGCCTGACAAACtcaacttctcaaaattggaacagaAGGCAACATATTCAATCACACTCAGCCGTGCCAATTCCACTCACAAGGCCACCAAGTTCACCGAAGGATATTTGAGGTGGGATTCCAAGAAGTACTCTGTTAGGAGTCCAATTTCGGTTAAGTTCAATTAA